In the Brienomyrus brachyistius isolate T26 chromosome 20, BBRACH_0.4, whole genome shotgun sequence genome, one interval contains:
- the LOC125715696 gene encoding LOW QUALITY PROTEIN: transcription factor A, mitochondrial-like (The sequence of the model RefSeq protein was modified relative to this genomic sequence to represent the inferred CDS: inserted 1 base in 1 codon), with translation MALLGLVSACSGYLVRPLSLISSACLRCIAVVPVKGFGTSEGPPRKPMNGYMLFAQQQRPVVVRQNPGFKILEVTQKIAMQWRELTPEQKKPFEEASAAARKQYNAEMERYKAQLSPSQAAALKEEKRQKLAKKEAIRKKRELTDLGKPKRPRTAVNIFMTEHFEEAEGETMVEKSKALLDIWKSLNATQKQVYQRLAEDDKIRYKDEMNSWEEHMQELGREDLIRRKAAGVKRXKRGWEGESRVNSAKTKVTVKPGDSKEWTEM, from the exons ATGGCTCTCCTCGGTTTAGTTTCAGCTTGTAGCGGCTATCTAGTTAGACCTCTAAGTCTTATCTCAAGTGCGTGTTTAAG ATGCATCGCCGTGGTTCCAGTAAAGGGGTTCGGCACTTCAGAGGGGCCTCCAAGAAAACCCATGAACGGGTACATGCTTTTCGCACAACAGCAACGTCCCGTCGTTGTCAGGCAGAACCCAG GATTTAAGATCCTCGAGGTAACACAGAAAATTGCAATGCAATGGAGAGAACTTACACCTGAACAGAAAAAg CCATTTGAGGAGGCATCAGCTGCGGCCAGGAAGCAGTATAATGCTGAGATGGAGCGGTACAAGGCCCAGctcagtccatctcaggctgCCGCTCTCAAGGAAGAAAAGAGGCAGAAATTGGCCAAAAAAGAGGCTATCAGGAAAAAGAGG GAGCTGACGGATCTGGGAAAGCCCAAACGGCCAAGGACTGCTGTCAACATCTTTATGACGGAGCATTTTGAGGAGGCCGAAGGGGAAACGATGGTG GAGAAATCAAAAGCTTTGCTGGACATCTGGAAAAGTCTGAATGCCACACAGAAACAG GTCTACCAGCGACTAGCAGAGGATGATAAGATCCGCTACAAAGATGAGATGAACTCCTGGGAAGAGCATATGCAGGAGCTTGGGAGAGAGGACCTCATTCGACGAAAAGCTGCAGGAGTGAAAC CAAAAAGAGGGTGGGAAGGGGAATCCAGAGTCAACTCCGCTAAAACCAAGGTGACTGTGAAGCCAGGTGACAGTAAGGAATGGACTGAAATGTGA
- the LOC125715695 gene encoding transcription factor A, mitochondrial-like — translation MVSFSLMSVGASLLSKPLGFLTGVSVFRISAAVPAIKSFSSTSDGPPKRPKTSYLHFTQQQWPVVSRQYPDVKIVDLSRKIAQQWRELTPEQKKPFEEASAVARKQYNAEMERYKAQLSPSQAAALKEAWRVKMAKRKAVRKRKELKSLGKPKRPKTGLFIFIAAKYAETKGATMLTKTKTLMEEWKKLNTTQKEVYLQQAEDEKIRYKNEMKAWEEHMREIGREDLIRGSVSRAKKTASAKRPKKKSRVKTVRTTGTVRTAGAKTAATSIASKTARKGKAEE, via the exons atggtctccttcagcttgatGTCAGTAGGGGCCAGCCTCCTGAGCAAGCCGCTGGGTTTCCTCACAGGCGTCTCCGTTTTCAG GATCTCCGCCGCGGTACCTGCGATTAAAAGTTTCAGCAGCACATCGGACGGTCCGCCGAAGAGGCCCAAGACCAGCTACCTGCATTTCACGCAGCAGCAGTGGCCGGTCGTCTCCCGGCAGTATCCAG ATGTGAAAATTGTTGATTTAAGTCGAAAGATCGCACAGCAATGGAGGGAGTTGACACCCGAGCAGAAAAAG CCCTTCGAGGAGGCGTCAGCTGTCGCCAGGAAGCAGTATAATGCTGAGATGGAGAGGTACAAGGCCCAGCTCAGTCCATCTCAGGCCGCTGCGCTAAAGGAAGCCTGGAgagtgaaaatggcaaagaggaAAGCTGTCCGCAAGAGGAAG GAGTTAAAAAGCCTGGGTAAGCCCAAAAGGCCCAAGACCGGCCTCTTCATCTTCATAGCGGCAAAATACGCAGAAACCAAGGGAGCCACAATGCTG ACTAAGACAAAGACATTAATGGAGGAATGGAAGAAGCTGAATACCACACAGAAAGAG GTATACTTGCAGCAAGCTGAGGATGAGAAAATTCGCTACAAAAACGAAATGAAGGCGTGGGAGGAGCACATGCGAGAGATCGGAAGGGAGGACCTGATCCGGGGGTCCGTCAGCCGCGCGAAGAAGACGGCGTCCGCCAAGAGGCCGAAGAAGAAATCCAGAGTGAAAACTGTCAGGACTACGGGGACTGTAAGAACAGCAGGTGCTAagactgcagccacctccatcgCCAGCAAGACGGCGAGGAAAGGTAAAGCTGAAGAGTGA